The Salmo salar chromosome ssa02, Ssal_v3.1, whole genome shotgun sequence genome segment CAGattcctgttcggtgtgcactTTCATATGCAATGACAGGTCGTGTGCCGAGGTTAATGTTTTGGGGCAAACTGAGCACTTGTACTGACTTACACTGTCCGTGGCTTTGTATGTCGGGTGGGCTCGTTCAGTGCCAAACTTATGTTGTCTTCGCTCATGGTCTCTGAGATACCTCTTCAGAGCAAAGGTCTTTCCACAAGACTGGCACTTGAATGGCCGTTCATTGTGATGCTCTTTGTTTAGATGCTGCTGGAGACTATCGTGAGAAGAGAATCGCTTTAAGCAGACAGTACAATTAAAGAAGTCCTCCCCAACATCCACCTCTTCCTCCCTTGACTGTCTATTAGACAGATGTGGGCGTTCATGGTCTGTAACAGCATGTTGCCGACGTGCACAGTGGTGCTGGGGGAAATCACTGCCCAAGAAGCTCTGACCACACTCCGTGCACTCGTAATGTGTTGCAGCAGTCAGATGGCTCCGCTCATGTTCAGCAAGCTTGCTTTTGGTGGGAAATGTCAACTTGCAAACACCGCAAGCAAACGTGTTCTCAGAGTGTATTGAAAGGTGACTTGCCAATTCTATGGCATGAGCAAACCTGTGAGAGCAAATGGGGCATTTGTAAATTGTTCTCTTCTCTGAAACAGTTTCCCAAGCATTTGTCACTGAGCCTCCTTTCAGAGCTTCTGCTGCAGCCTCATCGTCACCATGTTTATTTAAATGACTGACAAAATTGTGACGGTAGTTGAAACTCATGTGGCATTGATTGCACTGATACACGCATGATTGTGGTATTTGGTAGTGACTGAGCTCGTGCTTGTTTAAGTGAGATGCATGCAAGAAATGCTTATTACATTCTTGGCATGAATAAGGTCGCTCTCTGGCAGCCATGCACCCATGCTCAGACAGTTGTTCTGGTTCTTTGAAACGTTCATTGCAAACCCCACAACGATATTGAAGGTGCTTCATTGTAGAGGAAGAGGCAGTAGGAGACGAGGATGCAGTCTTCTCTGGTGGAAGTAAAAGTGGTGGAACATCGTCTGTCTCAATGTGGATTTTCCGGTGCTCTGCCCGACTCATCTTGCAGGAGAATGTGCGATCACATATATCACAAGGGAAATTGTCATCGCGGTGGGTGCCCATGTGCTCTGCCAGCTGCGAGGGCCCTGTGAAGCTGAGCGGGCACTTGGAGCAACGGTGTTGACGGCTCTTTCCATGAGTATGCTTGTGTTTGCGTAAGGCAAAGAGTGAGACAAAGCCTCTGCCACATATTTGACACTGATACTCAGACTTGTGGCTCCGAAGGTGCTGTTGCAGTTGCCCTGCTTGGAAAAAACATTTGCCACATTCTGCACACTCATGAGGTTTTTCACCGAGATGACAGCGTTGGTGATCCTCAAGGCTTTCTGATGTGGTGAACGTTTTCCCACAGACATGGCAGGGGAAGTAGTCTGCAGAGTCAGAGTCATTGTCCTCATTAGCATCATTTTCATCTTCATCATTACTTGCATTACTTCCTCCATCCACATCAACTTCCATGTCAAATTCCTCTTGCACTGCAGTCTCCTTTTCCTTCACGTGGATAACAACATCCATGTTCTTCTGGGTTTGATGCTTCATCCTAATATGTTTAACAAGTGAACTTCTGATTGAATAGTTCTTGTTACAGACATGGCATGTATGAATTAGTTCTTTTGAATGAACTTGGCTTTGATGGTTTTCTAAAGATTGACTGGTCCAAAATCGTTGTTGACACTCTTTGCAGACAAATGGTCTATTTGAGTCATGACAAGTTCTATGGATGTCAAGGTCAGAAGGGCAGGGAAAAGTCTGTGGACATTGTGGGCAAGAAAATGTCTTCTCATTCCAGTGGCCTCTCATATGCCTTGCTAGGTCTGAAGGATTAGCAAACGTTTTACCACAAGGCTGGCAgaatttcttttttctttctagCTCATCGCGCCCATGGTCCTCTAAATGGCTGATGAGCAGAAGCCCATCTGTGAAACTTCTATCACACTCTGAGCACTGGTACTTGTTGCCTGGGACTTGTTGACCACTATTTCTCCTATCATGGGAAGATCTTCCTTTGCCTTGATTTCCATAGGCATACTGTAGTGTTAAATCCTTCAAGTCATCTTTGCAGGAGAAATTAGTCTGCAAAACCCCAGTGCCTGTTGTTTTGGAACCTTGGTTGAAGACTAGGACAGTCTCTTTAAGAGTAGGATCCATCTCTGAAGTAATTACAGAGTCAGTGTTAACTTCTTCCTTCGTGACCTTTACAAGTCTACATTTCCTTACATGTGTCCGAAATAAGTTTTTGTTCCAAAAGCCTTTATTGCATTTCTTGCAGTTGAATGGGTATTGTCCTaaatgtgtatgcatgtgtctggcAAATCCACCCTTATTTCCAAAGTTCATGTTGCACTGTGGACACTTAATGGGTTTGTTCATATCATTATTTGGATCACTGTCTTGATCAAGCATGAGATTGTTATCACTATTCAGCCGAGTGTCACCATATCCTTCATCCATAGGCTCCTCTTTTATGTTCACCATGCTAGACAACTGCTCCTGTAGAGGTGAAGCCTGATTTGTTGGAGTGTCTCTATGCGTATTGAGAAAGTGTTGCTGGAGCTGAGAGAACAACAAGAAGCGGGCACTGCAATTAgcacaggagaacccttttgggggACTGCGAGCAGTGGACTCAGTTCGACTACGGGCAGGTGATTTACACTTGACAACACACGTCAGTTGATGGTTCTCGAGTTCGTCTTGCGAAAATACATCACCACATCTGTCACAAAGCACTCTGTCAAGAGGTTCCCCTTTGCACCTGTTCAAATGGCGCTGCAGGTAGTCCCTACGGATAAATCTCTCACCACAATTAGAACATCCAaaaggtttctcccctgtatGCAAGCGGGTGTGCACCCTCAATTGCTCACCACTTTTGAAAAGGCGAGggcaaaaagtacatttgaatttGCGTTTGTCTTTATATTGCAGCTGGAGCCTCTGTAGGAGTCGGTTTGTCTCTCTTGATGGTGGGCTTGTAACATTTAGCTTTTCTGAATGCTTTGTTTTTGCATAAATTCTTTGACATGCACCGATGTTTATATGTCTCTTAAGCGATTTTTCATGAGTAAATGAACTGACGGTTCTTATAGCATGTGACATGGCAATATGTCGGGCCATAATGCTGTGAGTGGGGAAGCTCTTTGAACATATGCTGCAGTCAAACCCTTGTTGCTTTCCTGAATTGGTAATGTTCAGGTTATTTTGCCAGCCCATTCCAACATCTGCAAGACTAATTTTGGCAATGCGAACCTCTAAACGTTGTCTTTTCCCTTTGCAGCGACTCTGGTGCAGTTTTAGATGATCATGTCTGGAGAAACAGCTGTCACAGGCCTTACAGCGATATGGCttgacctctgtgtgtgttagGATGTGCCGCCTTAAGTTTCGGGATTTCATGAAGATTTTTGTGCAGATATTGCACTTATATTCACCAAGGCTGGCGCTTGGTGGCTTTTGTCTATTAACACCATCACAGAAAGCTTCATGCTGTAAGCATCGTGACTGGATTCCATAGCTGTGACCACAGTGCATGCATGGATATGATCTTTCTCCAGTGTGTGACCCAATATGTCTCAGGAGAAAACTTCTGTACTTGAATTTGCTTGGACAGTGGGGGCATTTGTGCTGCAACTTGTCCCTGCTACTGGTCCCAATCTCTATGGTGTTCTTTTGCAAGGGATTGGCAGAGTTGCAAGTCTTCTCATGGAAATTCCGATTATCACTCCTTGTAAAGTACTTTCCACAATTCCTGCAAGGATGCATGTTTGAGTTGCCAGAATTGCTGGTGTTTTTTTGCAAGGGCTTTACAGAGTGGCAAATCCTCTCATGGACATCTCGATTATAATCCCTTGAAAACTTCCTCCCACAATTCCTACAAGGATGCCAGACAGTGCTCACTGGCTCTACAGATTTTATGTTTGAGCCATTGCAAAGTCTTTCATGTAACTTGCGCCTTTGTCTGTAACATTTACCACATTTTGGACAGGGGGCTACTGTATTTTGCATGTGGCCATTGTGGTGCAGTAATAAACGGGGCAATTTTTCAAATTCCCGAGGACAGTATGAACATTTGTATACTTTCCTTATTCTTGTCACCAAAGATTTTGATGAGACATCTTCACTTTCTTTAATAGTGGGCAGTTCTTGCTTGCTTTGTGGACCTGGACACTTTTCTTGGTGCAACTGGAGATACTCTTTTCGACGAAAAGGTTCTCCACAACTCTGACAAGAAAATGGTTTCTCACCTGTATGAATGCGTATATGGCGTACCAAAGATGTGCGGGAAGAGAAGAGGCGTTTACAAAATGGACACCAACTTGAAGAGGACTCCGATACATGGTTTAGGCAGTGACTACTCAGTTCTGTGCCACTGTGAAAGACCTCTGGGCATAGGGGACACCCCAACTTTTCTTCCTCTTCCTGCTCTTTGAGTGGTGGCAATGACCCAATCGGCTCAAGTTTTGAGGGGTGCCTCTGTTTTTTCTCTTTGAGTGGCTGCTCTTGCTGAAGTTTGTGATGTGATGCCATATGTCGAAGAAGATACACTGGGTACTGGAACTGCGATGGGCAGTCTGGGCACTGAAGCATGCCCTTTTTGATGTGAGATTGCCTGTGTTGAATCAAGTCCCCAATGGTAGGAAGTATCTTCTTGCAAACAGTACACTGTATCCTTCGCTGGTGCACTTTTTTGTGAGCGACAAGATGGATTTCTTTCCCAAAACGTTTTCCACATTCAAGGCAGCGATATGGTTTGTCACCCATGTGCATACTACAGACGTGTTTCTTCAGGGAATATGAAGTGTTGAACCATTTTCCACAGAAGAGACAGGAAAAGGGCTggctgctggcttcactggagaGTGGACCATCTTTGGGCTCCTCAATACTAGCCTTGGAGTTGTTAGAAATGGGAACTAGGCTTGAATACCTGAACTTGATCTTTTTTCCAGTGTTTTCAAACAACTTATGTTTCCTCATGTGTCTGTACTTTCCAGAAGAATGAGCAAAAACGGCCGGACAGTAGTTGCATTTGATACCCGGCTCATTTTGATTCAGTGTCGTTTTCAGTGGTGGCTTTTGTGTTTCTTTCTGGGCCATGTTTTCCTGGCGTTCAGCTTTGGTCCTTGAAGTCTCATTGTGTATATATTCCTTGAGGCACACCAGTCTTATGTGTCTATGTCGGTTAGATGCATTACTAAAGGTGGTGGTGCAGAAGGGGCATCGAAATTTCATTTCAACTTTCCCCGAGCTTCCCTGTGTAAAGTCTTTAATGCACTGCTCGCGCAAATGGCGGGACCGGTTGTAGGAATATTTGAAAACGCGTGGGCAAAGAGGGCACTTGAATTTCTCATTCGTCTCAGCTCCTTTGCATCTTTTCTTGTGCCTGCTAAAATTGCTTGAATAATTGAATGTCATCAGGCATTTCTGACACTTATATGACCTGTATGTGTTCTGACACTTAGGCCGAACGTTATATGACCTAGTTTTTGTATGGTGTACATTGTATCCGTGCTTGTAGAGTTTTGCACTGCTTGCAAAGCTTTTCCCACAAAGACGACAAACATGCTCCTTGCAAATGTCCACCAGCTTCACAAAACAATCTGGAAGATTGGCATAGGGGCTGTCTGGTGGGAGGACAGTTCCCTTTTTGTAAATGCTGATACGTGGGGTTGTTTGAATCTGTTTAACAGGAACTTGTGAACTTCGACGCCGGCATGTCCTTTCACGTAAATGTCTGTTCAGGCTACGGCATTGTGAAAAGTTAGTGCCACACCTATGACACGTGTGTTCAGTTCTACCCGAGTGGCTCTGCACATGCTTGTTGTAATCACACAGTCTGTAAAATGTCTGTGTGCAGCATCTACATTTGTAAACAGCATGCCCGGTTGATTTTCTCTTCTGGGGTTTCATATTAGAAGAGAGTTGTGCGTTTTCATCAACAATACCACACTGATGTTTCTTGGCTAGTGAATCACATGTCAAGTAAGTACCACAGATCTGACAGAAATTGAATTTGTTCTCAGAGTGGTTACAATGGTGGTGCTCAATGAGATGGTCTATACTTTGTGTGGCCTGTTGGCACGCTGCACACTGATAAGCCCCATCTGTGTCATTTTTTAGTTCGGAGTTCCTGAGCAGTACAATAGGGTGCATGCTTTTCCTCATATGCAGTGAGGATTTCAACTGAGCTGCTTGGTCCTCAAAATCCCTCTCGTCTTCAATATTATCAATAGTTGAATCTCCTCCCTCCTGGTTCAACTCAGTTGAATCAATAGACCCGGTCTCCCCCCTTTCCTGATTACCCTCGGTGTCACTCATACAATCTTCTCTTGACAATGGTTCACCGTAGCATTCACTTAGCACTGGGGGTTCTTGCTCATCATCTGCCGTGAATACTTTATGAAATGTCTCTCTTGTGTTTTCAAGACCAGCTCTCACAAGGTCTGGTGGCTCGATATGGCGCATTAGGTTCTGTTGGGATGCCTGGTCCTCTTCCAAACAAGACGATACATTTGACTCATCCATAGGTCTTAGCCACTCATTTTCAATACAGGACTTTTGTTCAATTACAAAGTTGTTCAGACCTAAACAACGCTCCAAAAAATCAAAGCTACTGTGATCCTCTTTCCCTCCACTTGCACGAATGGAATCACTCGCACTTTCATAGGTTGAGTTTGTACTTTGAGCGCCACTGCCAACGATCTCCTGAAATCTAGTTTTCAATGATTGATTTTCAGGGAATTCCAAACAAGACTCAAACGTTTGATTGCTACTCCCTAGGCCTAATCCACAAATGACAGAGGAACTTTTGCAATTTTCTTGACCAGCAACCTTTAAAGAGTCATTATCCTTAACTGAATCCTGATATTCAAAGTCACAGGTATTATCATTCAGCTTGTTAGCAGAATCTTGAGCGTTGGATGCATTGATACCCTGCGAATCCATAGTTCCTTGGGATAATGAATGCTCCTCTTTCACGTTAAATCTCTCTCTTACAATGGTTCCTTCATTTTGGCCCTCTAGGCTGCTGACATTTGAGTACCGATCCTCTTCCTCCATGCATCCCTCTTCCGCATTCTGTGCTTCATCATCCAGTTCCTCTTTTCTCTCATTCACTGAGGCAGTCTGGCTTTCTTCGGCACCCAAGGAAAAATCTGTGTGTTGACCATCTTGCTCCATGCAAGTCTCCTCATCTTTCCCATGTGCTTCTCCATCCAGATGATCCTTTTCTCCCTCGTCCTCTGAAACAGATAGAGCTTCTGGAGCTCCAGAAATCTCTGAGTATTTATTCTCTCGCATCATGAATGTCTCCTTTTCCTTCTCTGGTGGTTCATCTTGATCCTCTTCTACCTCACTCTCTGAAGTAGAAATGCTTTCTGGGAAATCTGTGTTGGTCTCTGGGCTCTTCCATGCACATTCATTTTCCTTCTTGTAATCTGCAACTAGTGGAGTATCATTTGAACCATGTTTTAACATTTCACAAGAAGGCCCTGTCCTATCAACATCGGACTCTGAGCAGCTACTAACATCTGAGTAGTCCTCCGGAATGGAAGGGTTCAATAAGTCACACTCTTGTTTAAGATCATGGGGGTTTAGGTCTGCACCTGAAGTTGAGAGGCAATTACTTGAACTGGCTGTTCTAGCTGGGGTAAAGAAGCTGTTGCTTGTGTGGTTAAACTGACCTTCATGATGTACTGGTTGACCCTCATCTTGCCAAACGACGTCATCACAGTATTTCTGTTGTACAAAATCAGAACTAGTATTGGAATTTGAGAAAAAGTTTGAACTCATGTTCAAGTCCGAGGAAATGTTCTCTGGCGAAACCACAGTGTTGGAAAGGTCATTATGCTCAATGAGGCTTTCAAGGTGGTGCGCCAAACTATCTTCAGAATCCGAAGGCACATTCAAAGTCCTTGAATCCGACGACAATGGCGGAAGGTTACGAAAACAAGTGTTAAATCCTTGAGCCATGCTCAACCTCCACAGAGGACCTGGGACCACTGTTTTCCAACACCCAATCCTGAAAGATAATAAATATAAATGACAGATAGTGTATCCAATATTCAATGATACCACATACAGTTCATTAAAATACCTTGGTAGAAGTGGGTATTGGTGATCAAATGTTAGCTGTACAAGGAGAGTACACCATATCAAGATTAAGGCAAATGTCTACATTTGTTAGGCTACATTTGTCACGTTTGTCTCTGCATGCAAAACAATTAGACCACATACTCACCACCTGCTTTAGCATGTGTGCATGGGGTCCAGGTTGATGTGGGTAAGGGTACATTTACCCATGAAGCTagaaaataaaacagaaaaaggtaatcaaatttgatCTTCTACATTTTTTATGTTGATAGAAAATAAGACCAAGTCAGTGCGTCACTACATTTAACCATTTCTGAATGGGCCAATGCCATTGGAACAGAGCTTGCAGAGGTTCATGAGTCGAAATACAAAAGGATTTCAAATTCAAACTCCTCTTGCTCAGTACAGGCATTGCTTTGAATAGTGGGACAAGTGGTGGCTGCAAAAGGATTGTCCTGATGTTTATTTGCCCACAATTTGCAGACATTTTTCTTGGTGGAGGTAGGATAGTCAATTTAGAAGAATTTGTGGAGCCCTGTACCCAAGCTGTACTTTGCCTACCCGATTATGCATCCACCATAGTTGTTGGAACTgtgctggaaaggacaatgtaaaaataaaatatctaAGGCAGCGCAGTCTTGGTTGGCACGATAGAGAAAGAGGTATAAGACTACACCGTCATAGCTGATAGATCCCTCTAGTAAGGACTAAGAGCAGTAGTAAGATGgcaatgtccagaaacaacccaaaagctacagtgcattcggaaagtgttcagacctccTCCCcgttcccacattttgttacgttacagccttattctaaaattgattaaataatttccCCCCCgtaaaatctacacacaatacaccataatgacaaagcaaaaacaggttgagtcaattttgcaaatgtataaaaaatacagtggggcaaaaaagtatttagtcagccaccaattgtgcaagttctcccacttaaaaagatgagagaggcctgtaattttcatcataggtacacgtcaactatgacagacaaaatgagaaaaaaaagaagaaaaaaaaaaaagaaaatcacattgtaggattttttctgaatttatttgcaaattatggtggaaaataagtatttggtcacctacaaacaagcaagatttctggctctcacagacctgtaacttcttctttaagaggctcctctgtcctccattcgttacctgtattaatggcacctgtttgaacttgttatcagtataaaagacacctgtccacaacctcaaacagtcacactccaaactccactatggccaagaccaaagagctgtcaaaggacaccagaaacaaaattgtagacctgcaccaggctgggaagactgaatctgcaataggtaagcagcttggtttgaagaaatcaactgtgggagcaattattaggaaatggaagacatacaagacaactgataatctccctcgatctggggctccacgcaagatcttaccccgtggggtcaaaattatcacaagaacggtgagcaaaaatcccagaagcacacgggggacctagtgaatgacctgcagagagctgggaccaaagtaacaaagcctaccatcagtaacacactacgccgccagggactcaaatcctgcagtgccagacatgtccccctgcttaagccagtacatgtccaggcccgtctgaagtttgctagagagcatttggatgatccagaagaggattgggagaatgtcatatggtcagatgaaaccaaaatagaactttttggtaaaaactcaactcgtcatgtttggaggataaagaatgctgagttgcagccaaagaacaccatacctactgtgaagcatgggggtggaaacatcatgctttggggctgtttttctgcaaagggaccaggacgactgatccgtgtaaaggaaagaatgaatggagccatgtatcatgagtgaaaacctccttccatcagcaagggcattgaagatgaaacgtggctgggtctttcagcatgacaatgatcccaaacacaccgcccgggcaatgaaggagtggcttcgtaagaagcatgtcaaggtcctggagtggcctagccagtctccagatctcaaccccatagaaaatctttggagggagttgaaagtccgtgttgcccagcgacagccccaaaacatcactgctctagagatctgcatggagggatgggccaaaataccagcaacagtgtgtgaaaactttgtgaagacttacagaaaacgtttgacctgtgtcattgccaacaaagggtatataacaaagtattgagataaacttttgttattgaccaaatacttattttccaccataatttgcaaataaattcattaaaaatcctacaatgtgattttctggattttttttctcattttatctgtcatagttgaagtgtacctatgatgaaaattacaggcctcatctttttaagtgggagaacttgcacaattggtggctgactaaatacttttttgccccactgtaaataaacagaaataccctatttacataagtaatcagaccctttgctatgagactcaaaattgagctcaggtgcatcctgttttcattgaatatccttgatgtttctacaaattgattggagaccacctgtggtggtaaattcaattgattggacatgatttggaaaggcacacacctgtctatataaaaggtcccaaagttgacagtgcatgtcagagcaaaaaccaagccatgaggttcaaggaattgtccgtagagcgccgagacaggattgtatcattgaaggtctccaagagaAGAATTAAGAATGGCGCCGGAGTTGGTGGCTGCTGTTTTATGGTCCCCTAACCAAATTGTActattgtgtgttttttcacattatttgtaacttattttgtacataatgtttctgctaccgtctcttatgaacgaaaagagcttctagatatcaggacagcgattactcaccccgtagTGTAagaagatttttttctttaacgagttggacacgaaggatttacttcagacacccgacaaggccctcatccctgtcattcgcaggagaaagagacggagatatcggggAAGTAgttggggtgccttgtaaggaccCGATGGCGACTGGGTAATCTGCCTTGACcaccagtcctattagccaacgtacaatcactgGATAATAAAATAGAAGAAATACaatcacgtatatcctaccaacgggacgaTAAAAACTTTCacggagacgtggctgaacgacgacatgaataacaaaGCTGGTGGGTTTTAcgctttttcggcaggatagaacagctgcctct includes the following:
- the znf1035 gene encoding zinc finger protein 1035, with the protein product MAQGFNTCFRNLPPLSSDSRTLNVPSDSEDSLAHHLESLIEHNDLSNTVVSPENISSDLNMSSNFFSNSNTSSDFVQQKYCDDVVWQDEGQPVHHEGQFNHTSNSFFTPARTASSSNCLSTSGADLNPHDLKQECDLLNPSIPEDYSDVSSCSESDVDRTGPSCEMLKHGSNDTPLVADYKKENECAWKSPETNTDFPESISTSESEVEEDQDEPPEKEKETFMMRENKYSEISGAPEALSVSEDEGEKDHLDGEAHGKDEETCMEQDGQHTDFSLGAEESQTASVNERKEELDDEAQNAEEGCMEEEDRYSNVSSLEGQNEGTIVRERFNVKEEHSLSQGTMDSQGINASNAQDSANKLNDNTCDFEYQDSVKDNDSLKVAGQENCKSSSVICGLGLGSSNQTFESCLEFPENQSLKTRFQEIVGSGAQSTNSTYESASDSIRASGGKEDHSSFDFLERCLGLNNFVIEQKSCIENEWLRPMDESNVSSCLEEDQASQQNLMRHIEPPDLVRAGLENTRETFHKVFTADDEQEPPVLSECYGEPLSREDCMSDTEGNQERGETGSIDSTELNQEGGDSTIDNIEDERDFEDQAAQLKSSLHMRKSMHPIVLLRNSELKNDTDGAYQCAACQQATQSIDHLIEHHHCNHSENKFNFCQICGTYLTCDSLAKKHQCGIVDENAQLSSNMKPQKRKSTGHAVYKCRCCTQTFYRLCDYNKHVQSHSGRTEHTCHRCGTNFSQCRSLNRHLRERTCRRRSSQVPVKQIQTTPRISIYKKGTVLPPDSPYANLPDCFVKLVDICKEHVCRLCGKSFASSAKLYKHGYNVHHTKTRSYNVRPKCQNTYRSYKCQKCLMTFNYSSNFSRHKKRCKGAETNEKFKCPLCPRVFKYSYNRSRHLREQCIKDFTQGSSGKVEMKFRCPFCTTTFSNASNRHRHIRLVCLKEYIHNETSRTKAERQENMAQKETQKPPLKTTLNQNEPGIKCNYCPAVFAHSSGKYRHMRKHKLFENTGKKIKFRYSSLVPISNNSKASIEEPKDGPLSSEASSQPFSCLFCGKWFNTSYSLKKHVCSMHMGDKPYRCLECGKRFGKEIHLVAHKKVHQRRIQCTVCKKILPTIGDLIQHRQSHIKKGMLQCPDCPSQFQYPVYLLRHMASHHKLQQEQPLKEKKQRHPSKLEPIGSLPPLKEQEEEEKLGCPLCPEVFHSGTELSSHCLNHVSESSSSWCPFCKRLFSSRTSLVRHIRIHTGEKPFSCQSCGEPFRRKEYLQLHQEKCPGPQSKQELPTIKESEDVSSKSLVTRIRKVYKCSYCPREFEKLPRLLLHHNGHMQNTVAPCPKCGKCYRQRRKLHERLCNGSNIKSVEPVSTVWHPCRNCGRKFSRDYNRDVHERICHSVKPLQKNTSNSGNSNMHPCRNCGKYFTRSDNRNFHEKTCNSANPLQKNTIEIGTSSRDKLQHKCPHCPSKFKYRSFLLRHIGSHTGERSYPCMHCGHSYGIQSRCLQHEAFCDGVNRQKPPSASLGEYKCNICTKIFMKSRNLRRHILTHTEVKPYRCKACDSCFSRHDHLKLHQSRCKGKRQRLEVRIAKISLADVGMGWQNNLNITNSGKQQGFDCSICSKSFPTHSIMARHIAMSHAIRTVSSFTHEKSLKRHINIGACQRIYAKTKHSEKLNVTSPPSRETNRLLQRLQLQYKDKRKFKCTFCPRLFKSGEQLRVHTRLHTGEKPFGCSNCGERFIRRDYLQRHLNRCKGEPLDRVLCDRCGDVFSQDELENHQLTCVVKCKSPARSRTESTARSPPKGFSCANCSARFLLFSQLQQHFLNTHRDTPTNQASPLQEQLSSMVNIKEEPMDEGYGDTRLNSDNNLMLDQDSDPNNDMNKPIKCPQCNMNFGNKGGFARHMHTHLGQYPFNCKKCNKGFWNKNLFRTHVRKCRLVKVTKEEVNTDSVITSEMDPTLKETVLVFNQGSKTTGTGVLQTNFSCKDDLKDLTLQYAYGNQGKGRSSHDRRNSGQQVPGNKYQCSECDRSFTDGLLLISHLEDHGRDELERKKKFCQPCGKTFANPSDLARHMRGHWNEKTFSCPQCPQTFPCPSDLDIHRTCHDSNRPFVCKECQQRFWTSQSLENHQSQVHSKELIHTCHVCNKNYSIRSSLVKHIRMKHQTQKNMDVVIHVKEKETAVQEEFDMEVDVDGGSNASNDEDENDANEDNDSDSADYFPCHVCGKTFTTSESLEDHQRCHLGEKPHECAECGKCFFQAGQLQQHLRSHKSEYQCQICGRGFVSLFALRKHKHTHGKSRQHRCSKCPLSFTGPSQLAEHMGTHRDDNFPCDICDRTFSCKMSRAEHRKIHIETDDVPPLLLPPEKTASSSPTASSSTMKHLQYRCGVCNERFKEPEQLSEHGCMAARERPYSCQECNKHFLHASHLNKHELSHYQIPQSCVYQCNQCHMSFNYRHNFVSHLNKHGDDEAAAEALKGGSVTNAWETVSEKRTIYKCPICSHRFAHAIELASHLSIHSENTFACGVCKLTFPTKSKLAEHERSHLTAATHYECTECGQSFLGSDFPQHHCARRQHAVTDHERPHLSNRQSREEEVDVGEDFFNCTVCLKRFSSHDSLQQHLNKEHHNERPFKCQSCGKTFALKRYLRDHERRQHKFGTERAHPTYKATDSVSQYKCSVCPKTLTSAHDLSLHMKVHTEQESGGDHRCDMCYKSFSRLSLLRQHQESHVGQVVYECTECDKAFAFPHLLEEHQKTHAAGP